Proteins from a single region of Geovibrio ferrireducens:
- the hisA gene encoding 1-(5-phosphoribosyl)-5-[(5-phosphoribosylamino)methylideneamino]imidazole-4-carboxamide isomerase, with protein MLIIPAIDLLGGKAVRLRQGDMDDYKIYFDDPAEAAVQFRELGIKRLHIVDLDGAKKGEMTNFETIKRIIKKADMEIEVGGGIRNMDRIKAYFDIGVKYAILGTVVIKDPEFVKKAAETYPDRIILGVDAKDGYVATEGWYETSETKAEDVLKTYAGYSIESVIYTDISRDGMLQGLNIEATAALADKSPWGVIASGGLKDISDVRALYGLKHPNIKGTIAGKAFYEGTIDLKEAASIAG; from the coding sequence ATGCTGATAATTCCGGCTATCGACCTTCTCGGCGGAAAGGCTGTCCGCCTCCGTCAGGGGGATATGGACGACTATAAGATATACTTTGACGACCCTGCTGAGGCCGCGGTTCAGTTCCGCGAACTGGGGATAAAACGGCTCCACATTGTGGATCTGGACGGAGCCAAAAAGGGTGAGATGACCAACTTTGAAACCATAAAGCGCATAATAAAAAAAGCGGATATGGAGATAGAGGTCGGCGGCGGAATCCGCAATATGGACAGGATAAAAGCATACTTTGACATAGGCGTGAAATACGCAATTCTGGGCACTGTTGTGATAAAAGATCCGGAGTTTGTGAAAAAAGCCGCTGAAACTTATCCGGACAGGATTATACTGGGAGTAGATGCCAAGGACGGCTATGTTGCCACCGAAGGCTGGTACGAAACCAGCGAGACAAAGGCGGAGGATGTGCTGAAAACCTACGCAGGCTACAGCATAGAAAGCGTAATCTATACGGACATCAGCCGTGACGGCATGCTTCAGGGGCTTAACATAGAAGCCACAGCCGCCCTTGCGGACAAAAGCCCGTGGGGTGTCATAGCCTCCGGCGGGCTGAAAGATATAAGTGATGTCAGGGCCCTGTACGGGCTTAAACATCCGAACATAAAGGGAACCATAGCCGGAAAAGCCTTTTATGAGGGTACGATAGACTTAAAAGAAGCCGCCTCCATAGCGGGGTGA
- the hisH gene encoding imidazole glycerol phosphate synthase subunit HisH codes for MSKIAVIDYEAGNLRSVQKAFESLGYDAVVTSDAQIIKSAHKVVLPGVGAFGDCVGGLEKAGLRETVLGVIDSGRPFLGICVGMQMLFDKSYEFGEHDGLGIFRGSVQKFPGEIVKQGMKIPHMGWNSLSIKQKEHPVLKGINDGDMVYFVHSYYVQSEDSSVIAAECEYGVTFTAAAARDNIFATQFHPEKSQATGLRLLKNFGEWKC; via the coding sequence GTGAGTAAAATCGCTGTCATAGACTATGAGGCGGGTAACCTCCGCAGTGTGCAGAAGGCGTTTGAAAGCCTCGGCTACGATGCGGTGGTCACCTCTGATGCGCAAATTATAAAATCCGCCCATAAAGTAGTTCTGCCCGGTGTCGGCGCATTCGGTGACTGTGTCGGCGGGCTTGAAAAAGCCGGGCTGAGGGAAACTGTTCTCGGAGTTATAGATTCCGGCAGACCGTTTTTAGGCATATGTGTGGGAATGCAGATGCTGTTTGATAAAAGCTATGAGTTCGGCGAGCATGACGGCCTAGGTATTTTCCGGGGTTCAGTGCAGAAGTTTCCGGGTGAAATAGTTAAACAGGGGATGAAGATTCCGCACATGGGCTGGAACAGCCTCAGCATAAAACAGAAGGAGCACCCTGTGCTGAAAGGTATAAATGACGGCGATATGGTGTACTTCGTGCATTCCTACTATGTGCAGTCGGAGGATTCATCCGTAATCGCAGCAGAGTGCGAATACGGCGTCACGTTCACCGCCGCCGCTGCGAGGGATAATATATTCGCAACCCAGTTTCACCCCGAAAAATCACAGGCGACGGGGCTCAGGCTGCTTAAAAATTTCGGGGAGTGGAAATGCTGA